A single Glycine soja cultivar W05 chromosome 14, ASM419377v2, whole genome shotgun sequence DNA region contains:
- the LOC114383276 gene encoding transcription factor bHLH96-like, whose amino-acid sequence MALEAVVFPQDPFTYGCNNKDFLYSLVGGGGGSQTHVGIINNNNIDHTLHANWDSSSPSVLQNVKDQWDSHSSPEACTVDQSLPAVFPPPSSSAEAAAMGRRKRRRTKSAKNKEEIENQRMTHIAVERNRRKQMNEYLAVLRSLMPPSYVQRGDQASIIGGAINFVKELEQLLQCMKGQKRTKEGGFSDSSPFAEFFMFPQYSTRATQSSSSSSRGYPGTCEANNNIARNHSWAVADIEVTLVDGHANMKILSKKRPGLLLKMVVGLQSLGLSILHLNVTTVDDMVLTSVSVKVEEGCQLNTVDEIAAAVHQLSRTVQEEAVFS is encoded by the exons atggccCTAGAGGCCGTGGTTTTCCCACAAGATCCATTCACTTACGGTTGCAACAACAAAGACTTCTTGTACTCGTTAGTAGGAGGTGGTGGAGGAAGCCAAACCCATGTGGgaatcatcaacaacaacaacatagaCCACACCCTGCATGCAAATTGGGATTCATCTTCTCCTTCGGTGTTGCAAAATGTTAAAGACCAGTGGGATTCACACTCCTCCCCTGAAGCTTGCACTGTTGATCAATCCCTTCCTGCAGTCTTCCCTCCTCCTTCTTCCTCGGCCGAAGCCGCTGCCATGGGCCGCCGCAAACGACGTCGCACCAAGAGCGCCAAGAACAAGGAGGAGATCGAGAACCAGAGGATGACCCACATTGCAGTTGAGCGCAATAGAAGAAAACAGATGAACGAGTACCTCGCCGTGCTTAGATCCTTGATGCCTCCTTCTTATGTACAAAGG ggCGATCAAGCATCTATTATTGGGGGCGCCATTAACTTCGTGAAGGAGCTGGAGCAGCTTCTGCAGTGCATGAAGGGCCAGAAGAGAACAAAGGAGGGTGGCTTCTCTGACTCATCACCCTTTGCTGAGTTCTTCATGTTCCCCCAATACTCGACACGTGCGACACagagcagcagcagcagcagcagaggCTACCCTGGCACGTGCGAGGCCAACAACAACATTGCACGGAACCATTCATGGGCCGTGGCAGACATAGAAGTGACCTTGGTAGATGGCCATGCCAACATGAAGATACTCTCAAAGAAACGACCAGGGTTGCTTCTGAAGATGGTTGTTGGTCTTCAAAGTCTTGGTCTCAGCATTCTTCACCTTAATGTTACCACTGTTGACGATATGGTCCTTACCTCAGTTAGTGTTAAG GTAGAGGAAGGGTGTCAGCTGAACACGGTGGATGAAATTGCAGCTGCTGTGCATCAATTATCACGCACAGTTCAGGAGGAAGCTGTTTTCAGCTGA